The sequence below is a genomic window from Dictyostelium discoideum AX4 chromosome 5 chromosome, whole genome shotgun sequence.
TATATATattgtttcttttcttttaattttaataggtTCATTTCTATTTTCTTGTGGTTTTATATTCTTTACCATAATTGAATATCTCGGATAAGTTGGTGCGAATCTAATTGTAAATCCAATATCAGATAAATAGATTGGTTTAGATGTTGATGCTGATTCTGGTGCTATATAGGTTGATCTTAATCCCATCCCATTCTTAAAATGATTTCTAATTATACCTTGTAAAACTGTAATCAATTCAAgaaattgaatattattaaaatattgatgatcatgtaatatcaataataatggtaaaacaTATCCTTCACAAATtctaatataaaaatgatttctttctttaaatatttgactcattttaatataatttatattaaaaataaaaaaactaaaaaaaaaaaaaaaaaaaaattttggttagaaaaaaaaaaaaaaaaaggttctaaaaataaaaaaaaggaaacttttaaatatttaaatttttgatacttttaattttatttttaaaatttttatttttattttatttttatttttatacaattttatttttatatatgtatgggaaaaaaaaaaatttggttttttttttttttttttttttttttttttcatacaaaattaattttgagcCTTACATTCTCTTTCATCTTGTTCAGCTTTAGCGATTAAATCTTCTTGAGAGAATAATCCTGGAAGAAGTTTATGAGTTGAACTTTTGAAAGTGCTTCTGTCTGGTTTGACACACACAACTTCAAAGTCTccaaactaaaaaaaaaaaaaaaataaaaaaattaaggttagtcttttttttttctttttttaataaagggtggtattaaaaaaattacttaCTTCAACACCAAATTGTCTGCAAGCACCACATGGAGTAATAAATCTATCCTTTAAGTCACTGAtgatagtaaaaaaaaaaaaaaaaagaaaaaaaaaaaagaaaaaaaaacagagttaaaaaattttagaaaaaatttGTGAGAGTGGATGCAAGGGGGTATTagtattttgaaaaaaaaattaaattattgttgATTTTATGATATTTGTTCATTCTTTAtctattttaaatgatttaatcaGTGTCAATCATCTATTTAGGTCAATAGAACATAAATTTCCACACAAACAATAAAGAAGTAGAGTGAGGGAGAGAGAGGGACTTACCTAGCTACAACAATTcctttaaaacttttataaCCCTCACTTACTGCTTTAGTGTAGGCAGTTCTTTCAGCACAGATTGTTAAACCATATGATGAGTTTTCAACATTGACACCAGTGAAAATTTTACCGCAACTTGTTAAAAGAGCTGCACCAATTCTGAAATGAGAATATGGACAATGAGCATATTGTTGACTGTTTTGGGCGGCATCAATACATTTTTCTAATTCTTCTTGGTTCAttctataaatatatatatatatgtgttgtggttttttttttttaaaaggtaattttgtttttaattttaaaatgaaaaaaaaaaaaaaaaaaattgaaatttgtgTGTGGGTAAgttgattttttgattttttgatttttttttttttttaaatttaattttttttttattattgtttttttttttttttgtttttttttaagaatgaTGATGCTTCCATGGAAATTTAATCCAAATTGAATGGAATTCTTGTCAATAAAATCTAAAGATAATTATGTTTcgaatgaatttaaaaaaaaaaaataataaaaaaaaaaaaaacaaataaaaaaaaaaaaaaaaaaaaataataataatagagaGAAAAATGCCcgaatgaataaataatagaaatctatttttaaatttttatttttaaaaatttatttattttttaatttttttttaatttttttttttttaatttttttttttttttcagcaTTGcccattattaattattaaaaagtttaaaataaaataaaataaaataaaataaaaaaaacgttttctttttttttttttttttttcttttttctgcTCCAACCAATGAAAAttaagatttttaaaaaaaaaaggttagatacttttaaaaaatttggcCAAAAGAGATTTTTTCTTGATTTGGCAAAAAAGTTTcgttggttttttttttgtatttattatttgaatttttttgattaaaaatacCAGTCAATTCAAAGTATCCGCTTTATCTAAATCTAAAGTCTTTACTTAATTctgattataaaaaaaaaaaaaaaaaaaagaaactataatatctttttttgtaactaattatttttttttatttttttttttattttttatttttttaaattttttttcttttttttccacaaaaaaaaaaaaaaaaaaaaaaaaaaactataaaattcGCACTTTtgtccaaattttttttttttaaaataaataattattataacacaaatatctttttttttttttttttttttttttctttaatttccagaaaaaaaaattataaataataataaataataataaataataatattaaataaaagatcactatataaatatacacacataaataaataaaaaaataaaaaaaatgacaggcggtttaaataaagattttgaTTGGGGTATGATTTTAAagacacacacacacacacatatatatatatatatattctaACTATTTGGatattatttatcatttgatcaatatcaaacacatatatatatattctaACTATATAAACTGTTTTgtggtaaaaataataaatagttgTAGCAAAGTTTGAAGAAATGATAAAAAGAGAAACAGAAGTATCAATAGCAATACCAACGATtagaattttaattgatgtaATTAGAAAGAGTAACTCAACCACTGTTGTTGGTTTACAAAAAGAATTAGAGGATGCagttaaacaattaaaaagttGTCCAtacaatcaatcaatttcattatcatcagtTTGTGATTCCTTCATTCGTTTCGTAACAAAAAGAACTGAATTAGATTTCCCTGTAAGTTTAATACtataatacttttttaaaaaaaaaaaaaataacaactctcatcaatatatattaatatgctattattattttcacaaaTATATTCAACATACTCAATCAatatgaatgaatgaatgaatgaatgaatgaatgaatgaatgaatgaatgaatgaatcaatcaatcaaataattaatcaatCATATGATATTTTTATCTATTACATGCACACAcctatttatatttttagaatttcgATACATGTAAAAGTAATTTAGTTGAAAGAGGTgaacaattatcaaataaatcatcaatgAGTAGAACAAAGATTTCACAATTAGCAGATAAATTTATTAGAGATGGTGTTACCATTTTAGTACATGGTTTTTCAAGAGTAGTTTTaggtttattattacatgCAGCTTTTCAAGGAAAAAGATTTTCTGTTATCGTAACTGAATCTAGACCTGATTCTTCTGggtatttatttcttttatttcttttatataaccacacacatacacacacatatatatatatgaatGTTAGTTCTAACATTGattattgtattattaaagtTATAAAACAGCAGCAAGATTACAAGCAGCAAATATTCcagttaaattaattatggATGGTGGAGTTTCAAGAATTATTGATAAAGTTGATTATGTATTGGTTGGAGCTGAAGCAATTGTAGAGAATGGTGGTATCGTTAATAAAATCGGTACTTATCAAATTAGTATTGTTGCTAAAGCATTCAAAAAACCATTTTATGTTGCTGCtgaaagttttaaattcacACGTTCATATCCACTCAATCAATctgatattgaaaatttaaagaatgatCATATCTCTGAACCATTTAAAGCTTGTCGTTCTTGTTCAAGTTGTGAAAATCCTGAACAATTAACTGTAagttcaaaagaaaaaaaaaaaaaaaaaaaaaaaaaaaaaaaaaaaaaacctatttCATTCATTCtcaatatattaataaacttttttttattttttttattattaaaaaaaaaaaaaaaaaataataataataattcttaaatatttttttagattGATTCACCAACATTAGATTATACACCTCCATCATATATTACATTACTTTTTACTGAATTAGGAGTTTTAACACCATCAGCAGTCTCTGATGAGTTAATTAAACtttattgttaaaaaaaaaaataaaaataaaaaaaaaaataaaaaaattaatatatacatataataataaaaaaaaaaaaaaaaaaaaaaaaatttaatcatATTGTCACATCCAATTACAAATATAGAATTTGTGATGATcataaaatgaattttttaaatttcccattcccatttttttttatttttatttttatttttatttttatttttcataaaattaataatcaaaaaaaaaaaaaaatttaaaaaggttatttttttattttttttaatttttttttttttaaattacacaaataacaaataacaaataaaaattaaaaattaataataatagataatctaaaattttttaaaaaaaaaaaaaaatgaaagaattaataatttgtaataatattaaattaattaaagaagagattcataaaaaaaagatagagatttcaaaaagaaataataaagaatattatgaaattaaagtTGGATTTGTACCAACAATGGGATATTTACATAGTGGTCATATATCATTAGTAGAGAGAGCAAAActtgaaaatgatattgtTGTAGTATCAATATTTGTAAACCCAACTCAATTTAATGCCAATGAAGATTTATCAAGTTATCCAagtgatattgaaaatgattcaaaattattaaaaaatgttggaactgatttattatttttaccaacTCCAGATATAATGTATCCAAAGGAAAGTGGTTATTCAACTTTTGTCACTGTAGAATCAATGGAACAAGTGATGGAGGGGAAAAGCAGACCTGGTCACTTCCGCGGCGTTGCAACTATCGTGACTAAACTATTACTAATTACAACTCCCACTAATTTATATATCGGTCAAAAAGATGCTATGCAATGTATTTGCATTAAAAGATTAGTTGcagatttaaatattgacaCCAATGTGATAATATGTAACACAATTCGTGAAGACACCGGTCTAGCAAAGTCATCCAGAAATTCTTATTTATCAAATGAGGAACAAATTCAAGCATCgtcaatttataaaattttagaatcctttaaaaataatataaattcattCACTGATCGTCaaagttttattaatgaaataacTAAACAACTTGAACAAAATCCATTGTTCAAAGTTGAATATGTTAGTATTGCTTCAAACATAACTGGTTTAGAAATAATTGACCAATTTCCACCACCAAAagattcaaatttatcattagcattattattttttgctgAAAAACGTAAAACTCgtttaattgatattataattttataattaataaaaaataatttaaaatatcaaattataataaaataaattgcaTATatgtgtttatttttttttttttatttttttttttttatttaattttttctttttttttttttttaatttactaatttttaaaaaatttttctaTGAATTACTGAACAACCATCTTCTTCATATTCTTGACGAGTTACCCATAAATCTTTAAAGGTAGATAGAGAAGCTAAAATAGAACCACCCATCCAAGCAGAGTATTTACGTTCAGGTGGTGcagtaattttaattttaatatcttttggAGCCAATTTTTTGACTTCATTTAAAAGACGATCACCAAAACCTTGAAAGAGAGTTGAACCACCACCAAGTATgatatttgaataaaatgtttttctAAGATCGAGATCACTCTTTCTAATGGACATATCTAAACATTGATGAATACCCAAAGATTCATCACCAATGATATCTGGATGAAATAAGATCTCTGGTGCACGGAAACGTTCAGCACCCAATTCAATTACATTTCCATCTGGTAGTGTGTATTGTGGTTGGACAGGTttggatgatgatgaatctgGTTCCAATAGTTCCTCTTCTTTTTGTGGGTCGTGGGCTACATAACATGTCTTTTCTTTAATGATTCTAACAACTTCTTTCTCTGCacttgttttaaaattgtaacCTGATCTTCTTAATAAATGTTGTAAATATTCAGTGATGTCACGACCTGCGATATCAATACGTGAGATTGCATGTGGCAATGCAAATCCTTCAAATACCGGTACAACATGTGTTACACCATCACCTGAATCCAATACAATACCAGTTGTACGACCTGATGcatataatgataatactgctggtattgaaaaataaagtGCTGGTGCATTATaagtttcaaaaaataattgtgcTGCTCTTTCTCTATGTAATCTTGGATTATTTGGTACATCTGTTAATAATACTGGATgctatagaaaaaaaattattatttttaaaattagattttaaattttttttttttttttttttttttttttttttttttttaatctattattattgcattaattgattgttattattaatattattattattattattgtaattaaTGTAATTGATCATAATTACCTCTGAAggttgaatttttaattgatcataAGTATATGTCCAAACTCTTTCCATATCACTCCAATTTGAAACTATACCATGATCCATTggatgttttaattttaaaattcctCTCCAATCATTGATTCTATCACCAACAAAATATGTagattcattttcaatatttaaacccataacttttttatattttggaTTACCAACTAATGATTGAAAAATATGTGATGGTGGATCTTGACCTGCAAAACCTGCTTTAATAACACCTgatcccttttttttttaaaattaatttatataaatttgtatatttatacattgttgtttttgttggttGTTGGTTGTTGGTTGTTATTGGTTAGTTGTTAGTTGTTAGttgaataataaacaaatttaataataataatgtaaatatataaataaataattggtaTCTTACATTATCAATAACAACTGGCtgatttgaaaattcaacagaactcattttaaaatgacctttattatttatatatttttgttattattgttgttgttgtttgatttatacaattttattatacaaTGTTAACCTCGTTTGTTGTTTGGTTTTTATTTCCAGGTTGTTTGTGTTTTGGTGTAGTTGAGATCTTATAAATAAGAATTGTGATTAGTCGTCACCTTTGTTTATGTACcacaattatatttttaattaaaaaaaaaaaaaaaaaaaaaaaaaaaatttcaaaaaaagtgattgttcaaaaaaaaaaaaaaaaaaaaaaaaaaaaattttatattttttttttttttttataattttttttttttttttttttttttttttcattgtaAAATACacacaaatttaaaataatgttatttcattaaaaggtaattttttttgccttttatttattattttttaaaaaaaaaagttaataaattttctctttatttttttattttttttttttttttttagacctttttttttacaactgGAAAAAAGTTCTTGCAGGAACCTAACCCATTTTccaaattgtttaaattcaatcatttctttttattaacattttttctttaaattaaataaagttaaaaccaaaaaaaaaaaaaaaaaaaataaaaatcccacaaaaaaaaaaaaaaaaaacttttggacaattattttaaaaataaaaccaaataaatttatatatatcttaatttggaaatttttttatttttgttctatttttatctttttattatatttttattttaattttttttcttttttttatttttatctttttattatatttttaatattatttattttttttttttttaattttatttttttaaattttttttttttttttttttttgatttgagCAATgaaactgtttttttttttttttttttttttttttattttttgttttaaaataaataaaaaacgaGTTATAGTTCATATGAACTATTTTTTGTTCAAATgaataaactattatttttatcaaaaaaatcatcaacatcaaattTATATAGATTTTATAGTAGAGCACCAATAAATGAATCTTCaataaaatcatcatttgatCCTGTaagtatattttttttttttttttaaaattcacaaattttaatattaattttttttttttttttttttttttttttttaaaaaagaaagttgttgaagaatttaaatataaatattggCAAGATAGTGGattatttaaaccaaaatcaaataatggtggtgaaaaattttcaatggtattaccaccaccaaatgTAACAGGATCATTACATATTGGACATAGTTTAACAACTACAATTCAAGATTCATTGATTAGATATAATCGTATGATGGGCAAAGAAGTATTATGGGTACCAGGATTGGATCATTCTGGAATTGCAACTCAAGTTGCAGTTGAGAAAGAATTACAAGTGAAACAAGGTAAAACTAGATTCGATTTAGGTAGAGAGAAATTTTTAGAACAAGTTTTCCAATGGACTGAT
It includes:
- the eIF2b1 gene encoding translation initiation factor eIF-2B alpha subunit; protein product: MTGGLNKDFDWVVAKFEEMIKRETEVSIAIPTIRILIDVIRKSNSTTVVGLQKELEDAVKQLKSCPYNQSISLSSVCDSFIRFVTKRTELDFPNFDTCKSNLVERGEQLSNKSSMSRTKISQLADKFIRDGVTILVHGFSRVVLGLLLHAAFQGKRFSVIVTESRPDSSGYKTAARLQAANIPVKLIMDGGVSRIIDKVDYVLVGAEAIVENGGIVNKIGTYQISIVAKAFKKPFYVAAESFKFTRSYPLNQSDIENLKNDHISEPFKACRSCSSCENPEQLTIDSPTLDYTPPSYITLLFTELGVLTPSAVSDELIKLYC
- the arpA gene encoding actin related protein 1, translated to MSSVEFSNQPVVIDNGSGVIKAGFAGQDPPSHIFQSLVGNPKYKKVMGLNIENESTYFVGDRINDWRGILKLKHPMDHGIVSNWSDMERVWTYTYDQLKIQPSEHPVLLTDVPNNPRLHRERAAQLFFETYNAPALYFSIPAVLSLYASGRTTGIVLDSGDGVTHVVPVFEGFALPHAISRIDIAGRDITEYLQHLLRRSGYNFKTSAEKEVVRIIKEKTCYVAHDPQKEEELLEPDSSSSKPVQPQYTLPDGNVIELGAERFRAPEILFHPDIIGDESLGIHQCLDMSIRKSDLDLRKTFYSNIILGGGSTLFQGFGDRLLNEVKKLAPKDIKIKITAPPERKYSAWMGGSILASLSTFKDLWVTRQEYEEDGCSVIHRKIF
- the cda gene encoding cytidine deaminase, whose product is MNQEELEKCIDAAQNSQQYAHCPYSHFRIGAALLTSCGKIFTGVNVENSSYGLTICAERTAYTKAVSEGYKSFKGIVVASDLKDRFITPCGACRQFGVEFGDFEVVCVKPDRSTFKSSTHKLLPGLFSQEDLIAKAEQDERECKAQN
- the panC gene encoding pantoate-beta-alanine ligase, which produces MKELIICNNIKLIKEEIHKKKIEISKRNNKEYYEIKVGFVPTMGYLHSGHISLVERAKLENDIVVVSIFVNPTQFNANEDLSSYPSDIENDSKLLKNVGTDLLFLPTPDIMYPKESGYSTFVTVESMEQVMEGKSRPGHFRGVATIVTKLLLITTPTNLYIGQKDAMQCICIKRLVADLNIDTNVIICNTIREDTGLAKSSRNSYLSNEEQIQASSIYKILESFKNNINSFTDRQSFINEITKQLEQNPLFKVEYVSIASNITGLEIIDQFPPPKDSNLSLALLFFAEKRKTRLIDIIIL